The proteins below are encoded in one region of Buteo buteo chromosome 22, bButBut1.hap1.1, whole genome shotgun sequence:
- the LOC142043072 gene encoding UAP56-interacting factor-like, with protein sequence MEAAGPQPGPGPAAGPQPGAEEIDMSLDDIIKRHRKEQTDASAAGDGRRQQVKNRNSAYGYGRPRFRAWMQRNLQGPNRFRRGFGQQQYNRRQFRNTVPGPRRRPAAALNGVSPLNRQASAQEGNKNNDAFAKSSSSGQPEGRRRPPPGPKRFRAAAASTNAPGRSRPFLLNRGPAFQQKRMQQRFSKANFQRGQMDANGEGKPPRMRRWQVKPSPGAVLTVSVANPQAGQTGAAGSKRPFLRSQRPPPRVAKPQPKGVLLRFNFRAMANQTSLTLDERFSGLRNKRRFTAARSAGRTVTMP encoded by the exons ATGATATCATAAAACGCCACAGGAAAGAGCAAACAGATGCCAGCGCTGCAGGGGATGGGCGAAGGCAGCAGGTCAAGAACAGGAATTCGGCATATGGGTATGGACGGCCCCGTTTCCGCGCCTGGATGCAGAGGAATTTGCAAG GACCTAACCGTTTTAGAAGAGGGTTTGGACAACAACAATATAATCGGAGGCAGTTCAGGAATACTGTGCCCGGTCCCAGGAGAAGACCAGCTGCTGCATTAAATGGAGTGAGCCCTTTAAATCGCCAGGCATCGGCTCAAGAG GGCAACAAGAACAACGATGCTTTcgccaaaagcagcagcagcgggcAGCCAGAGGGACGGCGACGGCCACCCCCAGGCCCCAAGAGATttagagcagctgctgccagcaccaaCGCCCCGGGGAGAAG CAGGCCTTTCCTGCTAAACAGGGGACCAGCCTTCCAGCAGAAGCGGATGCAGCAGCGGTTCTCCAAAGCCAACTTTCAGAGAGGG CAGATGGATGCTAATGGAGAAGGGAAACCACCAAGGATGAGAAG GTGGCAAGTGAAACCCAGCCCCGGCGCAGTTCTGACGGTTTCTGTGGCTAATCCCCAGGCGGGCCAGACCGGCGC GGCCGGATCCAAGCGCCCGTTCCTGCGAAGCCAGAGGCCCCCGCCACGGGTGGCCAAGCCCCAGCCCAAGGGAGTGCTGCTGAGATTCAACTTCCGTGCGATGGCCAACCAG ACCAGCCTGACGCTGGATGAGAGATTCTCTGGTCTGAGGAATAAGAGGCGCTTTACAGCAGCCAGGAGCGCCGGCCGAACAGTCACCATGCCTTAG